From the Nodularia sphaerocarpa UHCC 0038 genome, the window TGTCAAAATGTCAGCGTTTTCGGTGAACCCTTGTAGAGACGTTCCATGGAACGTCTCTACATTCTTTGTCACCAGATATCTATTGATAATTAGATAATTCTTGTATTGCTTCTTTTCGTAATTGCTGCCGAATTGATAATGGAGCGATTACTTCGCCATTTGGTCGCCAGTCTCGCAGGCGCATCAAAACGTTAATATCTCCAGTGCGTATCCAACCCATGTAATAAGCATCACTATGGGGTTTTTGCTGCAATATATCTAAAACTTGTTGCTGTTGGGCTTCTGGAATATTCTTCCCTATCAGTTTGGGTAACTTTTCGTAAGGGACTGCACAAAAGGAAGGATGGCGAAAGGTATTGTCTACATACCTACTGGCGAAGGCGGGGGGAAAACGCAGGATGAGAAATTCTCGTTGCAGGTAAAAGTTAAATCCCCAAGCTGCATCTAATTCGGCTTGAATGTAGGCTGGTGTGGGTAATTCGCCTGTATGCCACATTTGTTTTAATGCTTTGGGAACAGCAGGATCTCCCCAGGGTAGGACGTGCAGGTTTGGCGAGGCGATGCGGTCGAGGCGATAGTTATGCCAGGCTATGTTGTTTTGGGGATCTATGCCATAGGCGCTGAGGTATTTGGCACGGCGGAGGTAATGCAGGCAAACAGGATAAACTGTAATTTGGACTTTTTTCTCTGCTGTTACCGAGTAGTCAAATCGCACTACACCACCGGGAGTTTTTCGCCAAAGTTGTTCTATTTGTTCTTGGTAGTTATCTACTTGGTCTTGGGTTTCTGTGGAGAGGATATAGTCGAGGTGCAGAAATATTCGCTGTTGCGGGGCTTGAGTTAGTGGTGAGGCGGAATTATCGGCAATTTGTTCCCACAGGTTCTGGACTATGAGGTTTAAGTTGGGTTGGACAAAGGCGACTGATTCTAAGACTTGCAGCAGTTCCCAGGTTTGGGGTATGGAAAGTTGGGTAAAGCTGGGTTGGGTGGTGGCGGTTTCTGGGGGTTTGGGTAGTTGTAATTGCTGAAGACATTGGTATTGTCCTTGACTGACTTTTTGCAACCATCCGAGATGAGTTAGCTGTTTGAGGTCGTCTCTGAGGGAACGGTGGACTGTGGTAAAGGGTCGTTGCTGTAGTTGTTGCTGGAGGTGTTGCGGATTGATGCCGCTTAGTTGTAATATTGCTGTTTGCCATTGGTTTTCAGATATGTGCAGTCCTGATTTTTCTAGGATTTCTATACAGGTGCGATGGCAAATACAGGTGAAGTCGCTACATTTGGCGGTGATTTCTGGGGGTTCGAGTTTTTCGCTTTTAGGATGAGTTTCGGCAAATAGGCGATCGCGCAGTTGAGAGTAGGTAAAATGCTTGGGGAGATGATGCGCCCATTGTGTCTCGCGGCCATAGAGTTGATTTAATATCCACCAGTGTCTGATGGCGCGGTGGAAGCGGTTAGCTAGTTGTCCGGCTGCTAACCAGTGTAAAATTTGCGGTGTGGGAGAACGGATGGCTTGCAGCATAAGGGATGTGGCGGATAATATGGTTTGTGTGTTTACACAATACTATTAGACAATGATGAAGTATAAAGGATATGAGGCGATCATTGAATTTGATGATGAGGCGGAAATCTTTCATGGTGAGGTCGTCAACCTTCGGGATGTAATTACATTTCAAGGTGATAGCGTCAAAGATTTAAAGCAAGCATTCCAAGATTCAATTGCAGATTACCTTGATTTTTGTCGAGAACGTGGCGAAGAACCTGAGAAGCCTTTTTCTGGTAAGTTTCTGCTCAGAATTAACCCTGAGTTACATAAGTCTATTGCTATTCAAGCGAGAAAAGAAGGTCGCAGTCTTAATTCTTGGGTGGAAAAATGTTTGTCGCTGTATGCTAGTGAGCAAGTTTAAAGCGTTGCTGAATCAAAGTATGAATTTAGGTGTAGAGACGTTCCATGTAACGTCTCTACATGGGTTTTGACATCATCAAAAATCTTGTTCATATTCTCAATCAGCAACGCCAAGTTTAATTTTTGAGAAAACGAACCACAGAGTACAGGGAGAAAGAAGAGTTTAAGTGTATCTGTACCTCAGTTCTCAAGTTGAGAATTGATTCTCAGGCGGTTATTGCTATTTTGTTCAGTCTTTGGAATACCCCTTTTCTATACTAGTGCCATAATAAACGCATCGAAAAAAAGCACCTTTCCTTTTATCTCTTGATTACAGCTGTTAGATCACAATCACGGTGATGTTATATCAGCACGTCGGGAGTGGGAAAAGATTGAATTTATGTAGGTTTACCAAGGACACAAGAAAGGACGCAACGCTGATGACTGAACGGGCTTTGAGTTTACACTTAAGTGAATCGGTGATTTCCCAAAGCTGGAAATACCAATTTTTAACGATTTCTTTAACGAAAAGCGATCGCCTCATCGAACCAGCAGACTTGAGAGATTTAGAACTTCCATCGGGTATTGATACCACTGGCGGTGTGGTGATTTCTGGACGCGCCCCCATTTGGTTGTATGCTTACTTAGTTCACGAACTCCATCCTACAGCTTGGGTAGCTTGTTATGATCCGCGCTTGGGTGCAATAGTTGTAGCAACTCACACTCATTTAGTTCGCATTGGTGATGTCATTCTCATCGATCCACCCAATGGCCGCCAAAAACAATTATGTCCGGCTTTAATGGTTGTGGGGCCACCAGATAGCGGTAAAAGTGTGTTTTCTCATGCTTTGTTTCAAGCTTTGTTGGCAGAAAATCCTGATATATATCTGCAACGCGCCCATTGGGATGGTGAGGGTAATTACCTTTTAGAACTAGAAGCAACAACAACTGAGTTAGAAATTGAAGCTTTTAAAACGCGCGATCGCGGTGCTTTGACAGAGCGATTTTTTCCCTACCATTCTCAAGTTATCCTTCAGTTACGACGACAGAAATCTCTGGTAATTGTGGATGTGGGCGGAATGGTACAACCGGAAAAGTTACCGATTTTAGACGCTTGTACCCATTATATGATTATCAGTTCCCAGGTTGCGGCTGTTGATGCTTGGCATGAATTTTGTGGCGCGCGTGGTAATTTAAAACCCATCGGTGTGATTAATAGTGTTCTGAGTGAGACAGAAATTATTCATCAGGAAAAACCTTATTTAGAGATGACTGCTGGTCGGTGGATACGCGGAAAAGCTGCTACTGTCCCTCACCCTTTCTTGAAACGGGTGAGAGAATTAATTATTCTAAATAAGTAAATACTCTGTAGTAATTGCTGTGATTTGTAGGATTTAATATTCTATGATGCAGCAAATTATTACTCAGGCGATATCGCACTTGGGAAACAGATGATTTAAGAAGTTCAGCAATGTTGTAAATATGTGTACTACATATAGGATTCCTATTTGATTTTAGAAAAGACACGTAGTGGCATGACAAGCCTAAAATAGTGCATAAGCATAAATATTGTGGGGTGGGCTTCTAGCCCGCCCAGAACAGGCAAGATGCCTGTTCCACAAGAGAAACATAATGCAACATTTTAAGCTTGCCACGCCAGTAGGGTGTGTTAGCGGTAGCGTAACGCACCAAATCCTAAATAATAGTGCGTTACAAATTTCATCCTAACGCACCCTACAATAGTAAACGGTATTGTGTAGAGGTTATATTTCTAGGATACTCTTGGGATGTCGGGGAGAGCGATCGCTTCTCATTAAAAGTTGCGTGGGGGGAAGGTGGTGATGGTTTGGAAATCTTGGTTTAAACTAAGCTACCTAAGCGTTCACGTAGTTCTTTTGTTGCTTGTTCCAAATGTTCTGGTGTATAACCTGTAGTTTCCACAGAAACAGCGATATGTTTTTGTTCACTTTCATGTAAATGAATCCAAAATATATGACGACCATCAGGAGTTTTTCGAGTAGCTGCTTTGACTCCATTTTTAGGAGCAGAAAAAGCATTTTTATCAAAGCGCACATACTCAACCCAAATAATATCTTGTAGCATTTTTTCTACTTTTTTCCATATTTTTGGTCTATGATGACCGTAGGAATCATCTTGAACTTTAATGATTTTTGACCTATCTAGCCCAGATTCAGGTAAATTTGCACGTCTTACTAATACTTCAGGCTGGGCGGTATCAGATAAATATGGTAAGTAAATAAGTGCCTTATATTGTTCATGAACATAGCATACAGGAAGTTTAAAGGCGTTACCTACCAGCGCCATAACCATCGTCTGGGCTTTAAAACCACCAGTTGCTGCTAAAGTAACGTTTCCCTTAGCTTCTGTAATCAATTTTTTGAGAAGTATCGCCATCTGTTCTAGTGCTGAACCTGACTCATCTAAGTCATAATTAATTCCGGGGACTGGATGCAGATGTACATTTTTTTGAGAGTGAATAGTTTGGAGATATTCCTGCATTACTTCAGCACATTCTAAGCCAGAGGGAGTATCTGAATGCAATAAGAAAATTTCATCATTAAAACTGGGATTAAGTCGCCAGAATGTATTGGTTTCAGCACTAATAAGTTCTGGATCTATTTCACCCATCCATTTAAGAGCGATTTTACGATCACCTATTTTTTTCTGACCAACCCAAGGACGTTTATTCTCTAAATTGTCATCACGATTAGTAAGAAGTGAAGTACCTACAGTCATCATCATTGTTTCCATGATATTTTATTTCCCTAAATTGTTAGTAGTTGATTAATGTCTGACCCATACTTAAACGAGTTTTTATACCCGTACCACAAAACCGCGCATATTCGACTAATAAATTAGCCACATTTGCCAATAAAGGATCAGCCCGGTTTAAAACTTGTAACGTTACATCGCCTACAAATCCATTCACAAAACCTTTATTTAATTGATAACTTCGCGTTTGTATTTTGTGATGTTTGAGTACCACAGCGTTACTCAGATAAGCAATTAATTCATCACTTCCTAAATAAACAGGTGCAAAAGTATTCCAGCGTTCTAACCAACTGCGGAACATTAATGTAGGTAAAGGTAGAGGTAAATTTACTCCCCCTTGAGCAAAGGCTGTAGGTGTAATAAACTGCAAATCAAAACGCCTCAATGGTTCTGGCTCATTTCCCACTAAATTTGTATATAATTCTTCATAGCTGGTGATTTCATCTTCACGGTTGATAATGTTGAACTTTGCACCGAGAAATTCTAAAGAATCGCCAAGATTTAAATGAGAAATTTCTTTTGCTGAAAGTTCATTTAATCCACACAAAGATAGTTGGTAAAATTCCTCTGGATGGAAGGTGATAAAATCTCTGGAAGTGGAAGAATAACCGATGATTCCTGAGTAAGAAACAGGGGGTATAGTGTCGCTCCCCATTTCTAAACCAAGCTGGTGATGCAGTTGCTTTACCAGTTCCAACCCATAGGAACGGGGTAAAACTGTTGATGTCGATACAGTTAATGTCCAAGTAGAGTGAATTAGCATAAGTTTTATAAAGCTCTTAACTTCACCCATCCCGGAACAAATTTAATTTCGCCATTGCTATTCATCACTGTTCGCCGAGATTTTGGGGCTTCAAAACCAGGTGCTTGAATACCACAAATATCGCGGATTTCTGCTCTGAGTTCGTCGTCAAAACATAACCCAACTGTGGTTCCTGTCATTCCACTACCCCAACCTATCCGTAGTGTATGGGGACATTTTTCTGCTTTGTAAATATCACGAATAAAACCAAAATCTAGGATTTGACCATTTACATTATTATCTTTAATATCATTCCAATAATCATGTTCATAGTCCCATTGTTCTTGAGCAAAATCCTGGCATATTTGTAATAATTCATCAATGTTATTAAATGGCAGTTTCATTCCTTGATTATGTTTGAATAATGCTAACATTTGTTTATCTATAGTAATAGTAAATTGTGTTTTTACACTTCTGACCATTTCTACATATAAAGGGGCTTTATATTTAGCTTGATAATCAGCAAATCTACTAGAAACTAGCACTTTTGGAACTACAGGTAAATTTACAGTAACTAGTTGACCTTTATTGTTTTTAACCTTGTGTTCAATCAATGATTCAGAATCACTAATTTTTAAACAGCGTAAAATATCTGTATTTTGACTTGTACCAGTAAATGTTTTACCTTGATAAATCAAAGAAAAATCAGAAAATAAACTATTTATTAATTCATCGTCAGCAGATGTTTGATTACGCCTATTTGTTAATTCTCCTAATCTTTCTTGGAGTTTTGTTTCGATTTCACTAATTCTGCTAGTTTGAGGAACTTTATATCTATCTGGATATTTCAATAAATGATAAGCTATGGCGGTTTTTATTGCTCCTTTGATAGATGACCCAGGAATAAATAAATATCCCATACCATTGCGAATCATGGGACGTAAATTTGAAATGTTTTCTTCCGTCCAATTGTGGCTAATTGCATCTTTGGGAAAAATGGGATTTTCGTCTGTGTCTTTTGCATTCCACCATTCATCGCCAAAGGCTTGTTTTAGAAGTCTCGTGATGTCTTGACGTTCTTCAATTGCTTGAATATAGTCGTTGAAAAAACTTCCTCCTTTTTTTAATAATCCTTTAGCTAAGGCTTCTTGATTAGGAAGATAAACTTTTTTGGTTGTCTGCACATATTCAAAAGGATTTAATCTAGGTACAGATGAGCCAATATGTAAAAGTGGACTGGTTAACTGTATGCGTTTTGATTCGTAAAAGTCAGGTTTTTTAAGTGCAGATTCAGGCACAACAACCATGATTTTATTTTCCCTGTACTTTAATTGGTAAACTTAAGCTGAGACCACTCCGGTAAATACTGTGTTTTGTAAATTCTTTTGGTTTGACATCTACCAGTTTTCCTTGTGGTGGTGCGGAAAAAACAGAACCTTCACTAAACATTCGTACCATTTGGCGACGTAACTG encodes:
- the csm5 gene encoding type III-A CRISPR-associated RAMP protein Csm5, which translates into the protein MVVVPESALKKPDFYESKRIQLTSPLLHIGSSVPRLNPFEYVQTTKKVYLPNQEALAKGLLKKGGSFFNDYIQAIEERQDITRLLKQAFGDEWWNAKDTDENPIFPKDAISHNWTEENISNLRPMIRNGMGYLFIPGSSIKGAIKTAIAYHLLKYPDRYKVPQTSRISEIETKLQERLGELTNRRNQTSADDELINSLFSDFSLIYQGKTFTGTSQNTDILRCLKISDSESLIEHKVKNNKGQLVTVNLPVVPKVLVSSRFADYQAKYKAPLYVEMVRSVKTQFTITIDKQMLALFKHNQGMKLPFNNIDELLQICQDFAQEQWDYEHDYWNDIKDNNVNGQILDFGFIRDIYKAEKCPHTLRIGWGSGMTGTTVGLCFDDELRAEIRDICGIQAPGFEAPKSRRTVMNSNGEIKFVPGWVKLRAL
- the cas6 gene encoding CRISPR system precrRNA processing endoribonuclease RAMP protein Cas6, yielding MLIHSTWTLTVSTSTVLPRSYGLELVKQLHHQLGLEMGSDTIPPVSYSGIIGYSSTSRDFITFHPEEFYQLSLCGLNELSAKEISHLNLGDSLEFLGAKFNIINREDEITSYEELYTNLVGNEPEPLRRFDLQFITPTAFAQGGVNLPLPLPTLMFRSWLERWNTFAPVYLGSDELIAYLSNAVVLKHHKIQTRSYQLNKGFVNGFVGDVTLQVLNRADPLLANVANLLVEYARFCGTGIKTRLSMGQTLINY
- a CDS encoding putative CRISPR-associated protein, with protein sequence METMMMTVGTSLLTNRDDNLENKRPWVGQKKIGDRKIALKWMGEIDPELISAETNTFWRLNPSFNDEIFLLHSDTPSGLECAEVMQEYLQTIHSQKNVHLHPVPGINYDLDESGSALEQMAILLKKLITEAKGNVTLAATGGFKAQTMVMALVGNAFKLPVCYVHEQYKALIYLPYLSDTAQPEVLVRRANLPESGLDRSKIIKVQDDSYGHHRPKIWKKVEKMLQDIIWVEYVRFDKNAFSAPKNGVKAATRKTPDGRHIFWIHLHESEQKHIAVSVETTGYTPEHLEQATKELRERLGSLV
- the crn3 gene encoding CRISPR-associated ring nuclease Crn3/Csx3 — its product is MTERALSLHLSESVISQSWKYQFLTISLTKSDRLIEPADLRDLELPSGIDTTGGVVISGRAPIWLYAYLVHELHPTAWVACYDPRLGAIVVATHTHLVRIGDVILIDPPNGRQKQLCPALMVVGPPDSGKSVFSHALFQALLAENPDIYLQRAHWDGEGNYLLELEATTTELEIEAFKTRDRGALTERFFPYHSQVILQLRRQKSLVIVDVGGMVQPEKLPILDACTHYMIISSQVAAVDAWHEFCGARGNLKPIGVINSVLSETEIIHQEKPYLEMTAGRWIRGKAATVPHPFLKRVRELIILNK
- a CDS encoding type II toxin-antitoxin system HicB family antitoxin, with the translated sequence MMKYKGYEAIIEFDDEAEIFHGEVVNLRDVITFQGDSVKDLKQAFQDSIADYLDFCRERGEEPEKPFSGKFLLRINPELHKSIAIQARKEGRSLNSWVEKCLSLYASEQV
- a CDS encoding TIGR03985 family CRISPR-associated protein; amino-acid sequence: MLQAIRSPTPQILHWLAAGQLANRFHRAIRHWWILNQLYGRETQWAHHLPKHFTYSQLRDRLFAETHPKSEKLEPPEITAKCSDFTCICHRTCIEILEKSGLHISENQWQTAILQLSGINPQHLQQQLQQRPFTTVHRSLRDDLKQLTHLGWLQKVSQGQYQCLQQLQLPKPPETATTQPSFTQLSIPQTWELLQVLESVAFVQPNLNLIVQNLWEQIADNSASPLTQAPQQRIFLHLDYILSTETQDQVDNYQEQIEQLWRKTPGGVVRFDYSVTAEKKVQITVYPVCLHYLRRAKYLSAYGIDPQNNIAWHNYRLDRIASPNLHVLPWGDPAVPKALKQMWHTGELPTPAYIQAELDAAWGFNFYLQREFLILRFPPAFASRYVDNTFRHPSFCAVPYEKLPKLIGKNIPEAQQQQVLDILQQKPHSDAYYMGWIRTGDINVLMRLRDWRPNGEVIAPLSIRQQLRKEAIQELSNYQ